A window from Prosthecobacter sp. encodes these proteins:
- a CDS encoding protein kinase has product MTRSVPPSAVELSAMMPFGRYSVQAQVGIGGMGTVYRGTQLSLGRPVAIKVLRVSDGYDFAFEDRFRREARAMATLNHPNIVAIYDYGHLGTEFLFFVMEFVDGTDLGEIMTQGRMTPQLALQLLPQICAGLEYAHAKGIVHRDIKPANVMLTRQGEVKIADFGLAKDVMRSPSMATETHMVMGTPEYAAPEQFTAHREVDHRADIYALGVLMYQMLTGALPRGSWQPPSSLRSGVDPRLDGVVVRALMTDRQHRYQSVGDMHRAIEAALVPSTAQSPTPSRPLPAAAKPRAGRILLLEDDLMVRDLLRRALEKAAFEVVETGDGKDTLRLYQEAMSQGRPYDLAILDLTIPDGMCGRETMLNLRRLDPQILAIVSSGYRDDPVMKDCAAYGFAAALPKPYQVEGLLQIVNGALAVGRRRAA; this is encoded by the coding sequence GTGACACGTTCCGTGCCGCCTTCGGCGGTGGAATTGTCCGCGATGATGCCCTTCGGCCGCTACTCTGTGCAGGCGCAGGTCGGCATCGGCGGCATGGGCACGGTGTATCGCGGCACCCAGCTCAGCCTGGGCCGTCCGGTGGCCATCAAGGTGCTGCGTGTCAGCGATGGCTACGATTTCGCCTTTGAGGACCGCTTTCGCCGTGAGGCGCGGGCCATGGCCACGCTGAACCATCCCAACATCGTTGCCATCTACGACTATGGCCACCTCGGCACCGAGTTCCTGTTCTTCGTCATGGAATTCGTCGATGGCACGGATCTCGGAGAGATCATGACCCAGGGCCGCATGACGCCTCAGCTCGCGCTGCAACTGCTGCCGCAGATTTGTGCCGGACTCGAATACGCGCACGCCAAGGGCATCGTCCATCGTGACATCAAGCCCGCGAACGTCATGCTCACCCGCCAGGGCGAGGTGAAGATCGCCGACTTTGGCCTCGCCAAGGATGTGATGCGCTCCCCGTCCATGGCCACGGAAACGCACATGGTCATGGGCACGCCGGAATATGCCGCGCCGGAGCAGTTCACTGCGCACCGCGAGGTGGATCATCGTGCCGACATCTATGCGCTGGGAGTGCTGATGTATCAGATGCTCACCGGAGCGCTGCCACGCGGCTCCTGGCAGCCGCCCTCCTCCTTGCGGTCCGGTGTGGATCCCCGCCTGGACGGGGTCGTTGTTCGCGCCCTGATGACGGATCGTCAGCATCGCTATCAATCCGTGGGCGACATGCATCGCGCGATCGAGGCGGCACTGGTGCCATCCACCGCGCAGAGCCCGACACCCAGCAGACCGCTGCCTGCCGCGGCGAAACCCAGAGCCGGGCGCATTCTCCTTCTCGAAGACGACCTCATGGTGCGTGACCTCTTGCGCCGCGCTTTGGAAAAAGCCGCGTTCGAAGTCGTCGAGACGGGTGATGGCAAGGACACGCTGCGCCTTTACCAAGAGGCGATGAGTCAGGGCCGTCCCTACGATCTCGCCATCCTCGACCTCACCATTCCTGACGGCATGTGCGGCCGCGAAACCATGCTGAACCTGCGCCGCCTCGACCCGCAGATCCTCGCCATCGTCTCCTCCGGTTATCGCGATGATCCCGTGATGAAGGACTGCGCCGCCTACGGTTTCGCCGCCGCGTTACCGAAGCCGTATCAGGTCGAAGGCCTGTTGCAGATCGTGAATGGCGCGCTCGCCGTGGGCCGCAGACGCGCCGCGTGA
- a CDS encoding 16S rRNA (uracil(1498)-N(3))-methyltransferase, with product MSLPRFHLSAEAWNGPHLTLAGDEAQHCSRVMRKQPGDTIEIFDGAGRVAVCEITHVSKAEVQAKITDETRMEPFQTAIHLLPTLIKAEPFEWLLEKAVELGAASIQPVITERTVVHLDAVQTEKKLIKWRRHMIESAKQCHSPFLPELKTPIAFAASLKLQADFKLIPALSEHGRTLKQVLPVTKPASVAVLIGPEGDFTAEEEAQAFAAGFVPVTLGPLVLRAETAAIATLAILGHELR from the coding sequence ATGTCGCTGCCACGCTTCCATCTGTCCGCCGAAGCCTGGAACGGCCCGCATCTCACGCTCGCCGGCGATGAAGCGCAGCATTGCAGCCGCGTGATGCGCAAGCAGCCCGGCGACACGATCGAGATTTTCGACGGCGCAGGCCGCGTGGCCGTTTGCGAGATCACTCATGTCTCGAAAGCGGAAGTGCAGGCCAAAATTACCGACGAAACGCGCATGGAACCGTTTCAGACCGCGATTCATCTCCTACCCACCCTCATCAAAGCCGAACCCTTCGAGTGGCTGCTCGAAAAAGCCGTCGAACTTGGTGCCGCCAGCATCCAGCCCGTGATCACCGAGCGCACCGTCGTCCATCTCGATGCGGTACAGACGGAGAAGAAGCTCATCAAGTGGCGCAGGCACATGATTGAGAGCGCCAAGCAGTGCCACTCGCCATTTCTGCCCGAATTGAAGACTCCCATCGCCTTCGCGGCCAGTTTGAAGCTTCAAGCCGACTTCAAACTCATCCCCGCGCTCAGCGAGCATGGCCGCACGCTTAAACAAGTGTTGCCTGTGACCAAACCCGCCAGCGTCGCGGTTCTCATTGGCCCTGAAGGCGATTTCACAGCCGAAGAAGAAGCGCAGGCCTTCGCCGCCGGTTTTGTGCCGGTCACGCTCGGGCCGCTCGTCCTTCGCGCCGAAACCGCCGCCATCGCCACTTTGGCGATTCTCGGTCACGAGTTGCGCTGA
- a CDS encoding DUF5329 family protein, whose protein sequence is MNPKIFHAVCLMLLFFAAALTLPAQTAETAEKTKIEALISHIEGLEGATFIRNGSNYDASSAAKFLRAKWKKEGNKVKTAADFITHVASVSGTSGKSYVIRFKDGKELPCGDYLAARLKEP, encoded by the coding sequence ATGAACCCAAAGATTTTCCACGCCGTCTGCCTCATGCTCCTGTTTTTCGCCGCCGCTCTCACGCTGCCGGCTCAAACTGCCGAAACAGCCGAAAAGACCAAAATCGAAGCGCTCATCTCTCACATTGAGGGACTCGAAGGAGCCACCTTCATTCGCAACGGAAGCAACTATGACGCTTCATCTGCGGCCAAGTTCCTCCGCGCCAAATGGAAAAAAGAGGGCAATAAGGTCAAGACCGCCGCCGATTTCATCACACACGTGGCGTCCGTTTCGGGAACTTCCGGCAAGTCATACGTGATCCGTTTCAAAGACGGCAAAGAGCTGCCCTGCGGTGATTATCTTGCCGCTCGGCTCAAGGAGCCGTGA
- a CDS encoding aminopeptidase P N-terminal domain-containing protein, with protein sequence MRYQPLPAELFTENRQRLYAKLPPQSVVIVHANDVLPTNADGTMGFVQNSDLFYLSGVDQEETILILFPDAADPKQREMLFVRETNETIAVWEGEKLSKPQATERSGIQRVHWLTDFETQFRSVMCQADHVFLNSNEHSRATIPTETRETRFTHRCKHEYPLHDYRRLAQLMHELRVIKSPHEITALSEAIHITSDGFDRLLKFVKPGVHEFEIEAELSHEFIRQRARGFAYTPIIASGANACVLHYITNHCQCQDGELLLLDVAANYGNYNADLTRTIPVNGKFTPRQRQVYDAVLRVFKQCCQMLRPGVIIREYQEQVGLLMQEELLGLGLITPEDIAKQDPDKPAYKKYFPHGTSHPLGIDVHDVGHMWKPVQPGMVFTVEPGIYIREEKLGVRLENNIVIGEHTNIDLMAHIPIEADEIESLMKR encoded by the coding sequence TTGCGTTACCAACCTCTGCCCGCCGAACTGTTCACGGAAAACCGCCAGCGTCTTTATGCCAAGCTGCCGCCGCAGTCTGTCGTGATCGTCCATGCCAATGACGTGCTGCCGACGAATGCGGACGGCACGATGGGATTCGTGCAGAACAGCGATCTGTTTTACCTGAGCGGTGTGGATCAGGAGGAAACGATCCTCATCCTCTTCCCAGATGCCGCCGACCCGAAGCAGCGCGAGATGCTTTTCGTGCGCGAGACCAACGAAACCATTGCGGTGTGGGAAGGCGAGAAGCTCTCCAAACCCCAGGCCACCGAGCGCAGCGGCATCCAGCGCGTGCATTGGCTCACCGACTTCGAGACACAGTTCCGCTCCGTCATGTGCCAGGCCGATCACGTCTTCCTCAACTCGAACGAGCACTCCCGCGCCACGATTCCCACGGAGACCCGCGAGACACGCTTCACGCACCGCTGCAAACACGAATACCCGCTGCACGACTACCGCCGCCTCGCGCAGCTCATGCACGAGCTGCGCGTCATCAAGAGCCCGCACGAAATCACTGCACTCAGCGAGGCGATCCACATCACCAGCGATGGCTTCGACCGCCTGCTGAAGTTTGTGAAGCCCGGCGTGCATGAATTCGAGATCGAGGCCGAGCTTTCCCACGAGTTCATCCGCCAGCGCGCTCGTGGCTTCGCCTACACGCCGATCATCGCCAGCGGTGCAAACGCCTGCGTGCTGCACTACATCACCAATCACTGCCAGTGTCAGGATGGCGAGCTGCTGCTGCTCGACGTGGCCGCCAACTACGGCAACTACAACGCCGACCTCACGCGCACGATCCCCGTGAACGGCAAATTCACGCCACGCCAGCGCCAGGTTTACGACGCCGTGCTGCGCGTCTTCAAACAGTGCTGCCAGATGCTGCGCCCCGGCGTCATCATCCGCGAATATCAGGAGCAAGTCGGCCTCCTCATGCAGGAAGAACTCCTTGGCCTCGGACTCATCACGCCCGAGGACATCGCCAAGCAAGATCCCGACAAGCCTGCGTATAAAAAATATTTTCCTCACGGCACCTCGCATCCGCTCGGCATCGACGTACACGATGTCGGCCACATGTGGAAGCCTGTTCAGCCCGGCATGGTCTTCACCGTCGAACCCGGCATCTACATCCGCGAAGAAAAACTCGGAGTCCGCCTCGAAAACAACATTGTCATCGGCGAACACACAAACATCGACCTCATGGCCCACATTCCCATTGAGGCGGATGAGATCGAGTCGCTGATGAAACGCTGA
- a CDS encoding Gfo/Idh/MocA family oxidoreductase — translation MTSTEQPIRIGIIGAGGIVKSRHMPGLRAIPNVQIVQVTNRSLASAEAFCREFAPEAQAVERWEELASSPKVDVVWIGTHPYMHAEMTCYALQHGKHVFTQARMAASLPEANQMWEASIRYPELITAICPPPQGMKAGELVKQLLAEGAIGTPHQALLHSFNDAWLDASKPAHWRQQSELSGIQILTLGIYTEVLQRWLGHIVEVEARGNVVIPERAGVEVDIPDFVNVMAKFRSGLEATMLFSGVAAHAPTDKLWLFGSEGTLSYDFNTDELLLGKRGGKLESVPIPTEMQRSWTVERDFIAAVRDPSAPRPKPDFNEGMNYMRVVHAVWQAMDTQAAVRVM, via the coding sequence ATGACCTCCACAGAGCAACCCATCCGCATCGGCATCATCGGCGCTGGCGGCATCGTCAAATCACGCCACATGCCCGGTCTGCGGGCGATTCCGAACGTGCAGATCGTTCAGGTCACGAACCGCTCGCTGGCAAGCGCCGAGGCCTTTTGCCGCGAGTTTGCGCCGGAAGCGCAGGCGGTGGAGCGCTGGGAGGAGCTGGCATCGTCACCCAAGGTCGATGTCGTCTGGATCGGCACGCATCCCTACATGCACGCGGAGATGACCTGCTACGCGCTTCAGCACGGGAAGCATGTCTTCACGCAGGCACGCATGGCTGCCTCGCTACCGGAGGCGAATCAGATGTGGGAGGCGTCGATTCGTTATCCTGAACTCATCACGGCGATCTGTCCGCCTCCGCAAGGCATGAAGGCCGGCGAATTGGTGAAGCAACTGCTCGCGGAAGGCGCCATCGGCACGCCGCATCAGGCTCTACTGCACAGTTTCAACGATGCGTGGCTGGATGCCTCGAAGCCCGCGCACTGGCGGCAGCAGTCGGAGTTGAGCGGCATCCAAATCCTCACGCTGGGCATCTACACCGAGGTGTTGCAGCGTTGGCTCGGCCACATCGTCGAAGTCGAGGCGCGTGGGAATGTGGTGATTCCCGAACGTGCGGGCGTGGAGGTCGATATTCCCGATTTCGTGAACGTGATGGCGAAATTTCGCAGCGGCCTCGAAGCGACGATGCTTTTCAGCGGCGTGGCCGCGCATGCACCGACGGACAAGCTGTGGCTCTTCGGCTCCGAAGGCACGCTGAGCTATGATTTCAACACGGATGAACTCCTACTCGGTAAACGCGGCGGCAAACTGGAGTCGGTGCCGATTCCGACCGAGATGCAACGAAGCTGGACGGTGGAGCGCGATTTCATCGCCGCTGTGCGAGATCCATCCGCGCCACGTCCCAAGCCTGACTTCAACGAAGGCATGAACTACATGCGCGTGGTGCATGCCGTGTGGCAGGCGATGGACACGCAGGCGGCGGTGCGGGTGATGTGA
- a CDS encoding MOSC domain-containing protein, which translates to MQILHIFISPEHIYVGHHGLPPGTAPMIEVPEVECVTGKGLRGDRYCGWKEDYKGQVTFFEHEQYERLCEQFSIMGVPPSAFRRNIITKGIDLNTLIDVEFEVQGVRFLGTQEAAPCQWMNQAFAEGAESALKGHGGLRAKILSNGILRKS; encoded by the coding sequence ATGCAAATCCTGCACATCTTCATCTCTCCCGAGCACATCTACGTCGGTCATCACGGCCTGCCGCCCGGCACCGCGCCGATGATTGAGGTGCCGGAGGTCGAATGCGTGACCGGCAAGGGCCTGCGGGGCGACCGCTACTGCGGCTGGAAGGAAGATTACAAGGGCCAGGTCACCTTCTTCGAGCACGAGCAGTATGAGCGCCTCTGTGAGCAGTTCAGCATCATGGGCGTGCCGCCTTCGGCTTTCCGTCGCAACATCATCACCAAGGGCATCGACCTCAACACGCTCATCGATGTCGAATTCGAAGTGCAGGGCGTGCGCTTCCTCGGCACGCAGGAGGCCGCGCCCTGCCAGTGGATGAACCAGGCTTTCGCGGAAGGTGCGGAATCAGCCCTCAAAGGCCACGGCGGCCTGCGCGCAAAAATTTTGAGCAACGGCATCCTCCGCAAGTCATGA
- a CDS encoding TMEM43 family protein has translation MADSYTEVTSQNWFSRIGESIKGIIFGIIVIPLTIILLWWNEGRAVTTANSLKEGAAAVVDVSADKVDPANNKKLIHVTGEAKAAEPVSDPEFGISVPALRLVRSEEIYQWVEETKTEKKEKVGGGEETKTTYTYEKKWTDKPVNSSEFKKPQGHTNEGDLIAGNANISAENVTLGAFKVPESFVNQMGSPAKHSVAEADLAKLTADLKDAAHVSSGAFYFGEKPDAPQVGDVRVSFEVVKPGTFSILAAQLGDTFEPYQTKAGDAISFIEDGTVSAETMFKNAASANTIITWLARLGGFLFMAFGFMAIMRPLSVLGSVVPFIGNIIGMGTGLISFVLAGTISLVVIAIAWIVVRPLLGIVILALAIGGFIYARKLAAASKPVVAA, from the coding sequence ATGGCTGACTCCTACACCGAAGTAACATCACAAAACTGGTTCAGCCGCATCGGCGAATCGATCAAGGGCATCATCTTCGGGATCATCGTGATTCCCCTGACCATCATCCTGCTCTGGTGGAATGAAGGCCGCGCTGTCACCACCGCGAACAGCCTCAAGGAAGGAGCCGCCGCCGTGGTGGACGTCTCAGCGGACAAGGTGGACCCTGCCAACAACAAAAAGCTCATCCATGTGACCGGCGAGGCCAAAGCCGCCGAACCGGTGAGCGATCCTGAATTTGGCATCAGCGTCCCGGCGTTGCGGCTGGTGCGCAGTGAGGAGATTTACCAGTGGGTGGAGGAGACCAAGACCGAGAAGAAGGAGAAAGTCGGCGGCGGTGAAGAAACCAAGACGACCTACACCTACGAGAAGAAGTGGACGGACAAGCCGGTGAACTCCTCCGAGTTCAAAAAGCCCCAAGGTCACACCAACGAGGGCGACTTGATCGCGGGCAACGCGAACATCAGCGCCGAGAACGTCACTCTGGGCGCTTTCAAGGTGCCGGAAAGTTTTGTGAACCAGATGGGCAGCCCGGCCAAGCACTCGGTTGCCGAGGCGGATCTGGCGAAACTGACGGCAGACCTCAAAGATGCGGCCCATGTCAGCAGCGGAGCCTTTTACTTCGGCGAAAAACCCGACGCTCCGCAGGTGGGCGATGTTCGCGTGTCGTTTGAAGTCGTGAAGCCCGGCACCTTCAGCATCCTGGCCGCTCAACTCGGCGACACGTTTGAGCCTTATCAAACCAAGGCCGGGGACGCGATCAGCTTCATCGAAGATGGCACGGTCAGCGCGGAGACGATGTTCAAGAACGCGGCCAGCGCGAACACCATCATCACCTGGCTGGCGCGGCTCGGTGGCTTCCTGTTCATGGCCTTTGGCTTCATGGCCATCATGCGTCCGCTCAGCGTGCTTGGCAGCGTGGTGCCCTTCATCGGCAACATCATCGGCATGGGCACGGGTTTGATCTCCTTTGTGCTCGCAGGCACGATCTCGCTGGTCGTGATTGCCATCGCCTGGATTGTAGTGCGTCCGTTGCTGGGCATTGTGATCCTGGCACTAGCCATCGGCGGCTTCATCTACGCGCGCAAGCTGGCGGCAGCCAGCAAGCCGGTCGTCGCCGCCTGA
- a CDS encoding molybdenum cofactor guanylyltransferase, with protein MSSSFAAVLLAGGRSTRMKQDKALLHWHGQELWQAQLHKLQSIGAARVLLSCRREQPLFVSDDVEIIHDPADVDDGPLGAITRCLERVQTPLLVLAVDMPWMTVAFLREQLGKHENPDQGWFFRGPHGDEALAGMYVPAMLPHMRQALSEKNLKLQHVIEACVHSGSAVTNQMSDDQAAFFHNVNTPADLK; from the coding sequence ATGAGCTCGTCCTTCGCAGCCGTCCTGCTCGCCGGTGGTCGTTCCACCCGGATGAAGCAGGACAAGGCCTTGCTTCACTGGCATGGGCAGGAGCTGTGGCAGGCGCAGTTGCACAAACTGCAATCCATCGGAGCCGCACGCGTGCTGCTCTCCTGCCGCCGCGAGCAACCCTTGTTCGTGAGCGACGACGTTGAGATCATCCATGATCCCGCCGATGTCGATGACGGTCCGCTGGGCGCGATCACACGTTGTTTGGAGCGCGTGCAGACGCCGCTGCTTGTCCTCGCCGTCGATATGCCATGGATGACCGTCGCGTTTCTGCGTGAACAGCTCGGCAAGCACGAAAATCCCGATCAAGGCTGGTTTTTTCGCGGTCCGCATGGCGATGAAGCCCTCGCCGGCATGTACGTTCCCGCCATGCTGCCACACATGCGCCAGGCGCTGAGTGAAAAGAATCTCAAGCTCCAGCACGTGATCGAAGCCTGTGTGCATTCCGGATCAGCCGTCACCAACCAGATGAGCGACGATCAGGCCGCCTTCTTCCATAACGTAAACACACCGGCGGATTTGAAATGA